One region of Pan paniscus chromosome 5, NHGRI_mPanPan1-v2.0_pri, whole genome shotgun sequence genomic DNA includes:
- the ZNF165 gene encoding zinc finger protein 165, which translates to MATEPKKAAAQNSPEDEGLLIVKIEEEEFIHRQDTCLQRSELLKQELCRQLFRQFCYQDSPGPREALSRLRELCCQWLKPEIHTKEQILELLVLEQFLTILPGDLQAWVHEHYPESGEEAVTILEDLERGTDEAVLQVQAHEHGQEIFQKKVSPPGPALNVKLQPVETKAHFDSSEPQLLWDCDNESENSRSMQKLEIFEKIESQRIVSGRISGYISEASGESQDICKSAGRVKRQWEKESGESQRLSSAQDEGFGKILTHKNTVRGEIISHDGCERRLNLNSNEFTHQKSCKHGTCDQSFKWNSDFINHQIIYAGEKNHQYGKSFKSPKLAKQAAVFSGDKTHQCNECGKAFRHSSKLARHQRIHTGERRYECNECGKSFAESSDLTRHRRIHTGERPFGCKECGRAFNLNSHLIRHQRIHTREKPYECSECGKTFRVSSHLIRHFRIHTGEKPYECSECGRAFSQSSNLSQHQRIHMRENLLM; encoded by the exons ATGGCTACAGAACCAAAGAAAGCTGCAGCCCAGAACTCTCCAGAGGATGAAGGACTTCTGATAGTGAAGATAGAAGAGGAAGAATTTATCCACAGGCAGGACACTTGCTTACAGAGAAGTGAACTCCTTAAGCAGGAGCTCTGCAGGCAGCTTTTTAGGCAGTTCTGCTACCAGGATTCTCCTGGACCTCGCGAGGCACTGAGCCGGCTCCGGGAGCTCTGCTGTCAGTGGCTGAAGCCAGAGATCCATACCAAGGAACAGATTCTGGAACTGCTGGTGCTAGAGCAGTTCCTGACCATCCTGCCAGGAGATTTGCAGGCCTGGGTACATGAACATTACCCAGAGAGTGGAGAGGAGGCAGTGACCATACTAGAAGATTTGGAGAGAGGCACTGATGAAGCAGTACTCCAG gttcaAGCCCATGAACATGGACAAGAAATATTCCAGAAAAAAGTGTCACCTCCTGGACCAGCACTTAATGTCAAGTTACAGCCAGTGGAGACCAAGGCCCATTTTGATTCATCAGAACCCCAGCTCCTATGGGACTGTG ataatgaGAGTGAAAACAGTAGATCCATGCAAAAGctggaaatttttgaaaaaattgaatCACAGAGAATTGTATCTGGAAGAATCTCAGGATACATATCAGAAGCATCTGGTGAGTCTCAAGACATCTGTAAGTCTGCAGGCAGGGTAAagagacaatgggaaaaagaatCAGGGGAGTCTCAGAGACTCTCATCTGCCCAGGATGAAGGTTTTGGTAAAATCCTCACCCACAAAAATACAGTCAGAGGTGAAATAATAAGCCACGATGGATGTGAGAGGAGATTAAATCTGAACTCAAATGAATTCACACACCAGAAATCTTGTAAACATGGTACCTGTGACCAGAGCTTCAAATGGAACTCAGATTTTATTAACCATCAAATAATTTATGCTGGAGAAAAAAATCACCAATATGGAAAATCTTTCAAGAGCCCAAAACTTGCTAAACAAGCAGCAGTTTTCAGTGGAGATAAAACTCATCagtgtaatgaatgtgggaaagctttcAGGCACAGCTCAAAACTTGCTAGGCATCAGAGAATCCACACTGGAGAGAGACGctatgaatgtaatgaatgtgggaaaagCTTTGCAGAGAGCTCAGATCTTACTAGACATCGGCGAATTCACACGGGGGAAAGACCCTTTGGTTGCAAAGAATGTGGGAGAGCATTCAACCTGAACTCACATCTTATCAGGCATCAGAGAATTCACACCAGAGAGAAACCCTACGAGTGTAGTGAATGTGGGAAAACCTTCCGAGTGAGCTCACATCTTATTCGACACTttagaattcacactggagaaaaaccctatgaatgcAGTGAGTGTGGAAGAGCCTTCAGTCAGAGCTCAAACCTTAGTCAACACCAGAGAATTCACATGAGGGAAAACCTATTaatgtaa